The genomic stretch CTCGCTGCGCTCGCGCGCCTTCCGGGAGCCATGACCACCCTCTACCTCATCCTCATCCTCGCCCTCGGCGGCGCCGCGCTGGCCGTGGCCGCGTTCGCGTGGTCGGTGCGGTCTGGTCAGCTCGACGATCTCGACACGCCGCCGCGCCGGATGCTCACCGACGAGCTCACGCGTCGCGCACCTGACGACGCGGCATCGAAGCCGTGATCCGGGTCGCGCCCGGCCGCGGCGCGACGTCGATCACGCCGCCGCGCCGGCTGCGCACCGACGTCGCGCACCTGACGACGCGGCATCGAGACCGTGATCCGGGTCGCGCCCGGCCGCGACGCGATGTCGACCACGCCGCCGCGCCGGCGGCGCACCGACGCGCTTAGGGCCCACGCGTGAACAACTCGGTCGGTCTCGCGGCCGATCCATCCCGGCTGGCTGCGTTGCCGGCTCCGGTCCTCGGGTCACGTCCAACGAGGACGCTCCCCTCCGGTCCTCGCCGTCGCCTTGCCATCCGGGCGCCTCGTCCGCGATCCTCGATCGACTTGTTCACGCGCGGGCCCTTACTCGTCGCGCACCTGACGACGCGGCATCGAGACCGTGATCCGGGTCGCGCCCGGCTGCGACGCGATGTCGATCACGCCGGCGTGCTGGGTCACCAGGCTGTGGACGATCGCCATGCCCATGCCGGTGCCGCTCTCCTTGGTCGAGAAGAACGGCTCGTAGATCCGGGCCCGCACCTCCGGCGCCATGCCGGCGCCGTCGTCGGTGATCTCGAGCGCGAACTGCTCGTACCGGGTCGTCAGCGCGACCGCGACGTGGCCGCCCGGCGGCGCCGCCTCGATCGCGTTGCGCACCAGGTTCTGGACGATCTGGTGGACCTTGCCGGCGTCGATCTCGGCCATGACCATGCCGGGGTCGCCGGCCAGCACGACCTCGATGTCGCGGGCCAGCGCCAGCGGCCGCTCGATCTCGAGCACCTGCCGGACCAGCGCGACGAGATCGTGCTCGACCACGGCCAGGGTCGACGGCCGCGCGAACGACAGCAGCTCGTTGAGCAGCCGGGTCAGGCGCTCGAGCTCGTCGTGGACCAGCCGGGTCGGCTCGAGCAGCTTGGGGTCGTCGGCGGTGCGCTTGAGCCGGCGGCTCAGGAGCTCGAGCTGCAGCTTGGCGGCGTTGAGCGGGTTGCGGACCTCGTGGGCCAGGCCCGCGGTCAGCGTGCGCATCGCGCCCAGCTTCTCGTCCTGGATCCGGCGCTCGCGCGCGAGCAGGCGCGCCTCGGAGTCGAGCTGGTAGTGCCGCAGCATGATCGCCAGCTCGAGGTCGAACAGCTTGTCGATCGTGAGGATCGCCTGGTGAGCCTCGTCGGGCGGCAGCGCCGTCCACACCCGCGCCGCGTACTCGCCGCGGACCACGCTCATCGCGTTGAACATGTACTGCTGCGGCAGGCCGATCACGACGTGGCGCTGGCCGATGCGCGAGCGCTTCTGGTAGTAGGCCTCGTCGTGGGGCCCGCGCAGGCCCGAGTCCATCCAGTCGATCAGCGTGACCCGCAGCCGGGCCGCGCGGGCGGGGTCGCCCA from Myxococcales bacterium encodes the following:
- the ccoS gene encoding cbb3-type cytochrome oxidase assembly protein CcoS; translated protein: MTTLYLILILALGGAALAVAAFAWSVRSGQLDDLDTPPRRMLTDELTRRAPDDAASKP